tagaacaccgttgttatgggacgaagttggagatcgtcagctgtttggaccagatttgattaaggaatctgaacagaaagtgaggatgattcgcgataggctcaaggtagcccagtccaggcggaagagttatgctgattctaaacgaaaggagacagttcacgaagtcggagacagagtgtatcttagagtatcaccccttcgaggagtgaagcgctttggagttaagggaaagttagcgccccgttttatcagaccatacagagtgttggaacctatgggagaagttgcctacaagctggaattgcccgaaggattgtctggagtacatgatgtatttcatgtttcgcagttgaataagtgccacgcagagatggctgagataccactaagagatactgtgccactagaagcgattcagttggaaagtgatttgacctatgacgagaagccagttaagattctcgagtatgccagccgagttacccgcagcaaggttatcaagttttgcaaagtccagtggagtcaccacatggaggatgaagccacctgggagcgagaggaagatctacggaaaaaccactcccacctgttttctagccaacccgaatctcgagtgcgagattcatcttaaggggggtaggtttgtaacatcccaaattttcaatttggaatgttatacatagatcatcattgcatatcatgttttgttgcattttgacaaatcctcgataaatcctaagcaactcaaggaccctcggagagagttggggattttcccgaatttttcaaattaattttccaacgaggattttggttttaattctttttctctccggaaaaatatttcattttaaataaacgagaggagaaaatatgacttctccaaaataattgaaatactggaggaaaaatgttaaaatcatttattggcatttatttggattttatttgcaatttttattgcattaaaaatattgcatgttttcaaaatatttatttttgattttaaaaatgttcaccctattctagattttctaactagacggggaaaatttatttcatattttttgatttttatttatttttctatgcaatattttccgcggaacttatttaaaaaaaatgcccgcgcgccgactgggccaaaggcccagccgacggcccgcccgcgccctctcctcttcccgcacgggatcgccgcccgagtccggccgccgcacgACGCCCGCCGgtcgaccccttccccaagccgccgccgcccccctccttaaatacccccctctctttctctcctcaccccgagccgccgcccgcccgcatctcgcccgccgccgccgccggttgcctcgcccgccgccgccgccgggagccccggagccgccgcccctcgccgtctccccgagccccgcaccccgccgccgagccccgccccgccggagcccgccgacgaggtactgccgccgccgttttccgtcgttgaccggttttctgtaataaaaaaacccttcgtttaaaaaaaacctagatcggttttttttcggttttcttatttcgcgagcgttcaccgaaccgttcgttttaacgaacgcgttcgtcggtttttctctgttaacgaacgtccgttatttaaccgttcgtccgtttttctttttcgtcggattttctcgttattttctcagattcgatttctgatcgaatcttcgattctgtttaacttctcgctcgtttatcggaatcaggcgattcaagcgcctagagtttcgtctcgaaattctctttccgtttaacctactcaaacaagtttttgctacagtaaaatttgacctagatccagattagcaaacgaagtttctttctttcgccgtttgactttcgttgcttctttcgagttgattctttttgcaaaccggagttcttaagttgaactttctggttggatctttcattcgagttttacctatgcattagttgagtactgattgtatgcttgtttgtttgcgatagagtacccggagtgtgccgcttgttacttcgactcgttaggttttgcggatcatcagcaaggcaagtaacactttgatcatatcccgttcatacccagttttattgcattagatctatttcctcaaacacattgcatgcttaggatctaaataaactgtgggtattgggaagtagttgaggtagtacctattacttgttttcttatcaaacccttgggagttacttctacgttgcttttattatcgccatgctatgctcgtagacgtggattgggtttgagtgatattcatgacagatgtgagatgtttaataatggttcaacttaaggtggcaactaaaactcacatctgggtggattgaggcacctggagaacccagtgttgtctgtatgtataaggtccgccacgcaggctcaaagggatcataagattattcatgctagaaacttccgtgtgtagccacaagctattatgggctctagcatagctgagtaggttacaggatctcttgaagaggtggactagcagatgtaggggaaagtaggtgtaccggtccatccagagtaaagagtgattgtttctgaaagactgtgtctcggtcatccgtttctcaaacatcatgcagtgcgagaatcaagcggaggcgatcgagtcttgtggggaaaagtgcacaaacctctgcagagtgtacaaactgatcatgattagccgtgtccccggttatggacaacttgagtatctagtacctggattatcatttgaatctcatcaccgtgatacttataattaattttgttgggttaatgatgttacttaattgggattgagttggagtaccttctcaatgtttcaaccaccatgatagttaaataaaatttattccttttgaagtaggataaaattggcttttcgcaaaactgtaaccatagagctttccaccagccatatatgcatatagtatagcattattattgttcattgctctctatgtgttacattgccagcatattctatgtgctgacccgttttcgggctgcaacgtttcatgttgcagacttttcagacgacgagtgaggtgccttaggtcgtggtcttatactcagtgatgccgctggagttgatggactcacttatcttccaagtcttccactgttatcgttattagatggccttaagccatgttttcatacttaatctcttcggagatattcgatgtaataagtgtgtgattgctactctgttataaatcctccatttgtactgtgcgtgtcagcattactgatccagggatgacactggtgcacagcagcacaggccatttgaggtctggtcgctacattgggcctgtaatttgaatttgaactcgTGATGTATATATTTTGTGGACGTTTGCGCCTTTTGCCTTTCGTTTCTTGAGCCGTGTTCTTGCGACCTTCCCCTCTTGGGCCTCCCCCCAGCGCGTCTgacggccgaggctccggtccATGACAAGGAGTTCGGCCTTTGAGAGGAGCGTGCGGTACTTAGGCTTTCAAAATAttgagcgcgagcgaaacacccactgggccggctggcggcaatccggcgaagccggttggtgagcagccggtcgtgcggcAATCTTATAAGTGGTGGGGTCGGGTTGGGTAACCAGCCAGTCCTTGGCTTAGTATCCATGGCGCGCTGGTGCTTTGGCCCGTTGTGCTTGCCAGTCGACAGCCGAAGCCGGTTCTGTGGCCTAGGGCAAAGTGGGGGGCTGCGGCAACCTTAACGCGTCAGGAATCACTAAGGAAGGCGGCGGGTGGTGACCAagccggccagcccccgagcccccgggTCGAGCAAGTCGAACCAGCGGCCGGGTTGGTCCAAGAGGATGGTAATGCACAAATGCAGGGGACACAATAGCTTGGTCGAAAAGGGGCAGCCCCCGAGCGTCGTTCGGGGACTCCATAGTTTTCATATGATTACAAAAGGCAGCGATACATACGTGCATACAGCTAACTGTAAAACGGGCGGAGGAGTTCCGCGTTCCTCGGCCGGGTTGTTTCTTCGCCGGCGGTGTCTCTCTTGCGCTTGTTTGACTTGCGGGTGTCGATGAGGTAGTGGGCATTGCAGTCGCACAGGGCCTTGCTGACGATGAATGGGCCCTCCCATGGGGGGgacagcttgtgctggccggcttgCTTTTGGACGAGTTGGAGGACGAGTCTCCCTCGTGAAAagcgaggggcttgatcttcttgttgtggtagtgcctcaggccttgctggtagatggctgaACGGCTGAGCGCCAGGAGACGTGCTTCTTCGAGTAGGTCAACGTCCTCCTCACGGGCTTCTCCGACTTTGGCTTCAGTGTACATCGCGACGCGTGGCGAGTCGAACTAGACGTCGGTCAGGATGACGGCCTcggctccatagacgaggaagaacggggtgaacccgGTCAATCGGTTTGGCGTGGTGTggaggctccagaggacggccggcaacTCGTCAAGCCAGCTGCCAGGTGCGCGGATGAGTGGCTCGATGAGCCGTGGCTTGATGCCAGATAGGATGAGGCCGTTGgcccgctcgacctggccgttggaCTGTGGGTGTGCAACGGACGCAAGGTCGAGGCAGATGCCGAAGATGGAGCAGTATTGCGTGAGCGCGCCCTTGGCGAAATTGGTGCAGTTGTCCGTGATGATGCTGTTCAGCATGCCATAACGTACTGCGATGTCTTTGATGAACCAGACGGCCGTCGGCCCgtccagcttcttgattggccttgcttcgatccatttggtgaacttgcccaCCGTCACCAGCAAATGCGTCATTCCGCCTCGAGCGGTCTTGAAGGGccccaccatgtcgagtccccagaccgcgaaaccCAGGTGATCGGGATGGTTCGGAGTGCTGAGGCCGGCTGGTGGCTGCACTTGCTGAAGCGCTGGCATCCCTCACACTTGTGGACGAGCGACTTGGtgtcttggagggctgtgggccagtagaaaccatggtggaaagccttggccaccagggaccgcgaggcggcgtggtgcccgcactcgccctggtgtatgtcgaggaggatctcaatgccctggtcctgctcgacgcagcgctgaAATACGCTGGTGGAGCTGcgcttgacgagctcgttgttgatgatgttgTAGGCGGACGCCCGGCGCTGTACTTGCCGGGCCtcggtctcgtccatggggagaACCCTGTTTTCCAGGAACTCTAAGATGGGCAGGGCCCACGACGGTGCCATCACAACGGCGAAGACGGCCACCATGGCGGGTTCCGGGGTGGCAGCCCCCGAGCCGGGGTCGGCAGCCCCCAGGTTAGGGACGGCGGCGGCCAAGTTAGGGACGGCGGCGGCTGCAACCCCCGGGCCGGGTTCGGCAGCCCTCGGGCTGGGTTGAGGCGCGGCCGGGTCGTCCGGGACGTAGATGGACTCGGAGTCCGGAGACGGCTTGACGGACGGCTTGTGTAGGTGCTCGAGGGAGAGGCCGGACGGGATGGACTGCAGTGACGAGGCGATCTTGGCGAGCATGTCGGCGGCCTCATTTTCCGCGCGAGGGACGTGGAGGAACTCGTAGCCCACGAAGAACTCGGACAgcttctggacgaggaagcggtagctcgccatgttgcGGTCGCGGGCGTCCCACTCGCCGGAACACTGCTgcaccaccaaatccgagtcgtcGTAGCATAGGATGCgccggatgccgagttccttggcaagctgAAGGCCATGCACAAGGGcttcgtactcggcgacgttgttggaggcagTGAAGTGGATCTGGAGCGCGCACGGAAGCTGGTCGCCCTTCGGGGAGGACAGCACGATGCCGGCACGCAGGCCGAGACGCATAttggagccgtcgaagtgcatgcgccagtgcgtcgagtccgacggcggcggcaggtactgggtctcggtccagtcgacgaggaagtcggccaaagCTTGGGACTTGATCGTAGTGCGaggctcgtagaggatggtgtggccggctagctCGAGTGCCCACTTGGCGACCCGGCCAGAGGCATCCCAGCACCCGATGATCTCGCCGAGGGGGGCCGCGCTGACCACGGTGACAACGTTCTCTTGGAAGTActgcttcaatttcttggcggtgaagtacacgccgtaacacatcctctggtagtgcgggtagttctgcttggaggcggagagcacctcgctcaggaagtacactgggcgctggacggcttggatcttgcccttctctggtcgctcgaccaccaTCACTGTGCTAACCGACCACGAGGTTGCGGCAATGTAGAGCAACAACGGCTCCTTCTCGGCCGGCGCGGCCAGTACTAgtgcggtggagagcatgcgcttgagtTCCCGAAAAGCCTCGTCCGCCTGGTCGTTCCATTCGAACGGCGttgtcttcttcatcagctgatacaggggcaaggccctctcgcccagccggctgagaaaccggctgaccaaggccaagcagtcggtgaacttctggacatcaCGCAGCCGAGCCGGCTTGTGCATGTGCTCGATGGCCTTGATATTCTTCGTGTTTGCCTCAATGCTGCGCTCCGAGAAgaggaagccgagtagctttccggccgGGACGCTAAAACGCACTTCTCCGTgtcgatgacttggtcgatccgcgggagggcgaacggatccttggggcatgccttgttcaggctggtgtagtctatacacatgcgccaggtcttgtttttcttcaggacgaggactgggttggccagccactcggggtgaaacacttccatgatgaagccggccgccaaaagcttggcgacttcttcaccaatggttcTTCTTTTTTCTTCGGAAAAACGTCGCAGGGGTTGACGGACATgcttggcgtccttgcggacgtggagtttgtgctcggcgtacttcctcgggatgcccggcatgtcctttgggtcCATGCAAAAATATCCCAATTCTCACgaaggaagtcgacgagctcgccttcctatttgttgtcgaggcgggtgcccacgacaacgtacttgctgcagctggggtcttcCGGGTTCCGCTTCACTTTCTTGAtctccttggagggcttgaacGAGGCCTCGTCGGCCAGCTCCTCAGCCAGAACTGGTGTGGTCGATGTCTCGTTGGCCAGGGCGACGATCCGATCGagctggcgccgctcctcggcCAGCTTGGCGCCGTCTTGGGCGCACTCCAGGGACTTGCGGTAGTCGCCGGTGATGGTGATGAGGCCCTTCGGACCCGgcagcttcatcttcaggtaagcatagtgggggaccgccatgaacttggcgagcgctGGCCGGCCCAGCAGCGCATTGTACGTGCTGgtcaggtccaccacctcaaaccagagcGACTCGCGTCGGAAGTGGTCGCAGTCGCCGAATAGGACGTCGAGCCGGATCCGGCCGATCGGAGAGCAGGAGAGGCCGGGAACGATGACGTGGAAGATCGTCCAGGTCGGCTCCAGGTCTTTGGCCTcgaggccgagcttggtcatgGTGTCACGGTAGAGGAtcttgatgctgctgccgccgtcgatgaggactCGGGAGAACTTGCACGTGCGCCGGGGTGCAACGATGGTGGGGTTGAGGACGAGGGTGTAGCCACCCGGGTTCGGCATGACAGCCGGGTGGTCTTCCCGGGTCCACGTGACCGGGCGTTCCGACCAGTGCATGTACTCCGGCTTGGCCAGGATGACGGTGTTCAGCTCCTCCCGAAGTAGGCGCTCGCTACGCTTGTCGATGTCGAGGCTGGTGAAGACAACGTAGGTCAAATTCTGGGTCGAGTAGACGTCATCACGCATTGCGCCGCCCGCggggggcggtggaggaggcggaggcggctgccCCGCTCCTGGAGCCGGGGCCGGAGGAGGCGGGATGTCGCCTCtcatgatgcgcttggtgatggcgcactgctGAAGCGTGTGCGTGGACGGCCTTGCGCCACTGTGGTGCTTGCAGGGAGCGTCGAGCATCTCCACGAAACTCATGGTGGGTTGCCACGCCGTCTTGCCGGTCTACCGGCGTTTGGCGGCCGGGTCGGGCGCGGGCGCCTGCTCGACGGCCGCAACGAGCAGGTTGTCGTAGCGCTGGGCCGGctggtcggccttgcgcttgttgttttGCTGGTTGTGCTGCTGCCGGCTTCCTTCGCTGGCCGGCTTCGGAGGGGGGACCGCCTTTGCTTTGCCGGCTTCATCCAGtgccacctggatcttcatggcggagtcggcgttggcgtacttgtccgccgtcACTATGAGtgcggccatggtggccggctcggagCGTAAGAGCTTCTGATTGAGGAGGGTGCCATCCTGGCACCTGTTGACGAAGTACTGGATCGCTTGGACTTCGTGGACGCCCTTGCAGCTGTTCCGGAGCTCAGTCCAGCGTGCAAGGTACTCGCGGCCCGTTTCCGCCGGTCCCtgcacgcacatggcgagctggcTGGGACGGCCGGGTCGCTGGTAGGTCCCGGTGAAGTTGCGCATGAAGGCTTGCTCGAAGTCGACCCACGTGTTGATGCTGCCCACCGACAGGctgttcaaccacgtgcgggccgacccctggagcatgagcggcgTGTAGCACACGGCGAGATGGTGGTTGCCGCCGGCAATGCCGATGGCggtggtgtagtcggtgagccagtcctccggcttcacggtgccgttgtacttgggggtgtcgcggggAAGTGTGAATCCTTTGGTAAAGGGATCGTCCCGGATGCGCGGGCCTAAGCACGCCATCCCGACCGGGCCGCTTTCCTCCAGCTCCTGGGAAAGGGCGAGTCGGTCGAGGCGGTGGCGggcgtcggtgtcgtcgatgtCGCGCGGGCCCAGCCGGCTGGTGACCGCGCCGTGGGGGGCCGGGTCGACCGAAGCCGGACGTCGGCCGGGCTGGAGTGAAGGGTCGAGCCGGCGTCGGTCTTCCAAGGCCGGCTCGTCGCCCAAGCCGTCGGCAGTCGTTGGAGTGGGGTTGCGCCGGGTCCGGGTGCGGCCGAAGTGCGCCTCGTCGGGTGGCGAAGACGTCGTGTTCTGATGATCGCTGGGTCCATCGGCGTGGGTGGAGCCAGATCCCGCCGGCTTGGCAAGTTGGTCGAGGCGGTCCTGCTGCGGGTTGGCCGCGTCGAGGAGGTTGTTCACCCGCTTTAGGCGATCCTTTAGCTCCTTGCCCGCGAGTTGATCCAGGCCGA
The sequence above is a segment of the Aegilops tauschii subsp. strangulata cultivar AL8/78 chromosome 6, Aet v6.0, whole genome shotgun sequence genome. Coding sequences within it:
- the LOC109741905 gene encoding uncharacterized protein, which translates into the protein MHFDGSNMRLGLRAGIVLSSPKGDQLPCALQIHFTASNNVAEYEALVHGLQLAKELGIRRILCYDDSDLVVQQCSGEWDARDRNMASYRFLVQKLSEFFVGYEFLHVPRAENEAADMLAKIASSLQSIPSGLSLEHLHKPSVKPSPDSESIYVPDDPAAPQPSPRAAEPGPGVAAAAVPNLAAAVPNLGAADPGSGAATPEPAMVAVFAVVMAPSWALPILEFLENRVLPMDETEARQVQRRASAYNIINNELVKRSSTSPPAGLSTPNHPDHLGFAVWGLDMVGPFKTARGGMTHLLVTVGKFTKWIEARPIKKLDGPTAVWFIKDIAVRYGMLNSIITDNCTNFAKGALTQYCSIFGICLDLASVAHPQSNGQVERANGLILSGIKPRLIEPLIRAPGSWLDELPAVLWSLHTTPNRLTGFTPFFLVYGAEAVILTDV